atgcccagctaatttttaaactttttgtagagacagggtctcgctatgttgtccaggctggtctcaagtgatcctcctgccttggtctcctaaagtgctgggattacagatgtgagctattgtgcctggcctgcttgCTCTTTTCTTATATTTGAGTATCACATATCCCAAGTTAAAAACCTAGTATATAAGATTATCAATTCAACTTTCCAAAATGGATACAAGAAATAACATATTGCCTTAGAGACAGCTTCTCACAGCACATGCCTCGTCCTTTCACATCAACAGTCGCTGCATGTGTCCTACACCGCTGTTCTCTGTTGCTTTTTACATAATCTCTGGCGGACTCACTGGGCACGCTAACCCATTCCCCGCTGTCACCGTAAGCCCCAGCACTACATGTCCTGTCTCAGGTGGGCACAGGGCAGTCTTACCCTTCCATATAAGGTGTGCAATAGTGAGTGGCCGGTCCGATCAGCCACACAGCAGCACCGATGGGCCTGCCCGCCCTTTCCAAACTTGAGGCTCTGTCCGCCAAATGCACGCTGATAAATCTTCCCATCTTCAGTTCTGCTAAACGGCATGCCGTAATTTTCCAGCtgtgaaagataaaaacaaacaaaaaccttattACCTTGAAGGAGTCAAGATATTCATAGCTCATCTATACTGAACAACTTTAACACAAATCTGCAAACCCAAAGTAACCTATTTTATGAAAATGTCAACACTTCATCAAAGAGAAGTCTTCTTGTTACGTGTAATGCATAGTTCGTGACGGAAAATGACTCCTCTTGTGAGCTCTGCCCATCACCATTCTTTCGGCCGGCCACATCTGCCTCAATTGCTTACATCCTTTCCAGGACTCTTTTTGACTAGAAACAGACCACGAGGGCACCCAGAGCCTCCTGCCCATCACCTCGACCACGGCGGCGGGAGCCTGCTCTGTCATGTAGTGGATGGCATCCTGGTCCCCCAGCCAGTCGGAGCCCTTCACGGTGTCGTAGAAATGCCACCTCCAGTTGTCCTCCTCCATGTTCCCCAGAGCAGCGTTGATTCCTCCCTGGAAACACCAACCACTCCTTACAAGCCACAAACAGGAGCCCCAGCTTTGTCTTCCAGGCCCAAATCCACCCACTGGGGGATTCAGAGAAAGCCAACTCCTCACGCAGTGACTCCCAGCGAGGGCTGACCTCAGCGGAGGAGCAGCGAGGCCCGACAGATTCCGGGTCACAACCCTCCCCAGCTTGCCCAGTGATTCAATCCcttagcctcagtctcctcatctgtgtgGTGGAGACAGAGGGAGCTCCAGGAAGGGCAGACCGGAGCCGTGAGGGAAAGGCCACCTGTAATATGCTTATTACCTAACATATCTGGCACAgaaaaggtactcaacaaatCTTTCCAGATAATTGTACTAACAAATCTTCCCAGTGGCATTTACGGGCATGTGTTAAAGACCAGAAGTGCTTCCTCCCAAGTAATAAGCTCCACACTCAGAGTCGCACTCCCCTGTACCCCTACTTCCTTTGGCTGTGTGTGCCCACCACCGTCTTACTCCTCAGAGAGTCCCAGAAGACAGCAGCACGGGGACAAATAAAACCCTTGTCCTTTCCTTCCCCACCCTAAATTCTGATTCCTCCTCTTTAGATGATCTCCTTTTCTTAAGGTGTTGGggcggtgggggtgggtggggaggaaagTAGGCGAGATGGTCAAAGAAAACCCAAGTGTGACTGGAGTCCCAACTAGGAGTGACAACAAAGCTCCAGCCCTTCAAAGTCTCCAGGGAACAGGCTCCAGGGAAAGACCGCTGAGAGGGTAAGCTGAGTGAGCAAGACACAGCAAGAGGCCATGTGGCTGGAGCATGGGGAGAAGGCAGGAGGCTGCCCAGGTAGAAAGCACAAGGCTGTGTGGGACCTGCACAGAGTGGGAGCACGGTGGGGCACCTTTCTCTTACCTGCGCTGCAACAGTGTGTGACCTGGTAGGAAACAGCTTTGTAACACATGCTGTATTAAACCCTGCCTCGGAAAGGCCAAATGCAGCTCGCAAGCCTGCCCCTCCAGCGCCTACCACCACTGCATCAAATTCATGATCCACTACTGGATACTGAGCAgaaatctggaaaagaaaaattcacctGTCAATCACGTGCTCCACTATGCCAAACACGAAGACGCTTGTTACAGTGAAGGAGCTTGACAAAGACAAAAGGACCACCTGCTAGGCACACAGGGCCTCCATCCTGTCCCGGGGCTGAGCCCTGAACAGTGCGGGGAGAGGGGGGCACATTCGCACGTGGAGAAGGGACCGACAATCAGATTCTATGAATGGTAGAAGGTCTGTCGCGTGGGATCAGACTGGGGACCACAACTCTACTTCAGGGCCTGTGCTTATGGCTGAGAAGGTGCCAAGGAATATTCAGTCGCTATTGTGAGCTTATGAGAAAAGAACTTCTCAGCAAGTTTCAGTTTTCCAACAGAGAGAGAACAGGCACACTGAATACCAAGGAACCCACACCTGAGTGGCCCACGGTCCTAATTTCAGTAGGAATTTTATCATCTATCACAGCAGATACTGTTCACtttaatttattgctttatttgATCTAAATTTAAATCTAGTTTATAGATACGTTAAGAGATATAAgtaaacggccgggcgcggtggctcaagcctgtaatcccagcactttgggaggcccagacgggcggatcacgaggtccagagatcgagaccatcctggctaacacagtgaaaccccatctctactaaaaaaatacaaaaaactagccgggcgaggtggcgggcacctgtagtcccagctacttgggaggctgaggcaggagaatggcgtaaacccgggaggcggagcttgcagtgagctgagatccggccactgtactccagcctgggcaacagagccagactccatctcaaaaaaaaaaaaaaaaagagatataagtAAAAATGCTAACATCTATGTTTGTGTTTGTACTTGCAGTTAAGTACTACTacactgaaaataatttcagCATGCATTGGATACCTATGataaatttttctcttatgtCTATGACTCATATGAAAAGAAACTGGTATAGATCCTTACCCCCAAgccaaaaaatcatttataatggAACAAAAGGCATGAACTTACGGAATCTGAAACTTTAGCAGATGCCCTCTTGTTCCCATCAACAGTGAAGTGAAAACCTCGGGTTCCTGTTTGCAACACTGTTGGCCACTGGTGACACAGAAGACACAGATGCAGAGGGTTAGTGTCCTGAAGGAACAGATGCTATGGGGGACAGTAATTTAAACTTCCCCTTGCAAACTGTTCCCCTTCTTATGTTCCCAGGTGCCCCTGTGCATCCAGGGAGCTCAGCTGAGACTCTCTACTTAACCCTGAAGGGCAGCCCAAGGGGCAAGGAAGGACTGAGCCCCCGGTCCTCCTTTCCACCCCAACTCGGCACTCCAGAAAACCAGGATGAAGCCTGTTTCCAAACAGGATACTCACTGACTCAGATACGACATGAAAAAGGCACACTTCCTCTCTAAAGTCTTAATTTATGCTACTTAGTGGAGAAGGGGAAGACATCTATATCGTATTACTGTATGTGGTATTTTGCAAATAATGAAGCATTTTAACTGGCTCCATCATAGCCCTTTCCACATTACAGTTCCAGTCGTCCATGAGGGCCTGCGGTCAGTTCAAAAGGCACTGGACACTGAATCAGGAGATCTGTATTCTGGAGCAGTAAAAGCTGACAGCCCAGAGGGACGAGGTGTCATCCCTTCATCACACAGGAGGACGCTGGATGCACACTCTCCCCTGCCTGGCTGCTCCTGGCTTTTTCCTGGCCAATGTCTACAACTTGACACATCTTGCTGCTTAAATTTTCCATCTTAGAAAACTTTACCCAAGAAGACTGGTTTTAGTGTTTAGTTTTTAGTGGCTGTGTGTAAGAGGTGACACTGTCCATGTGCTAAGGTTGGCCAGTCATTTAGAGGATACATTTTCCATTCTGCTGGGTGCATTTTAGAAGACCACTGAATAGTCTCAGAAATATCATAAAGAATAGTTTTAggggctgggcgcgatggctcatgcctgtaatcccagcattctgggaggccaaggtgggtggatcacctgaagtcaggagttcaagaccactctggccaacatggcgaaaccccatctgtactaaaaattagccaggcatggtggcaggcagctgtaaccccagctacttgggagggtgaggcaggagaatcacttgaacccaggaggcagaggttgcagtgagcctagactctgccactgcactccagtctgggcaacagagcgagacaatgtctccaaaaaaaaaaaaaaaaaaaaagaaaagaaaagaaaaaaaagctttaggAAATAAATACACTCAGCAATCAGAAGAGGGGATGTGAGAGATGCCTTCGagtatttagaaatatttgcaaTTCAGAAATTACTTATTATGtggaataaaaaattattctccCTTTCTCCAATTTCTAGTCTGTTTTCATTGACATAAGCTAattcagtttgttttttcttttttcagaaaatgAACGAGAAAGAACAAATATTCTTCTACCTTAACATAATTTTTGACATggtaaaatcatattttaagaaagaagtctttgaaataattttaatacaaatgttCTTGAAACTTTTGTAAACTGCCCTATTAACACAGGTAACAGCACCAATAACAACAGTGTATTACACCAAATGTAAGTAGAAACAGTGAgatcactaaatatttatttgttctttccaGTATGCTGACGTGGAATACCCACTGCccgccccccaccacacacacacagagccagctTAAAAGGGGCAGCTCCCATAACACAACCGTGAACAAATTATCACGCTATCCTCCTGGGGACAAGGACACTCACCCTCTGTGTCTAAATCTAATCTGGGGCAGAGTTTTGAATTTGAAAGCCCAACTTTAAGCCAATTTCAGTCTTTAGATAAAACTGAAAACTAGTTTTATCACAAGAGTAGTCTTGTGTGccaattatcaatttttttaggAGAAACTATCAAACATTTCCTCTAAGAAAAAAATGGGGAACATATAAAAGGAATATTAGACCTTGCTTAACAATATGTAATTTCAGACGGCTGAATTAGGAGGTggagggggaaaagaaagaagtgcAGAGACATTAATCCCGCAATCTACCAAAGTGAGGGGTCCTCATCCAATCAAATGCAACTATAAATCATGAGCAAGAAACTCATCTGCATGTGCAACCCATACAATCACAGAAGCAGCCAGCGAAGAACCTAAACACGCATGACCGTATCAGGAAGAAGCAGAAGTAGGGTAGTGAACTAAATCCCCTCTCCAGGCAAGAAGTCTAAAACGGATAAAAATGCACCTGCACATCCGCTAAAGAAACAGCGGTCTTACAAATACCAGGAGTTGGTATCAGAAACAGGAATTGCTTTCATGGAAAATGAACTGGGGGCAGTGGTATACTCACTGATTCTTTTACAACTACGTGTAATTATTCTCACTAGAATtttactgtttattattttaaaaacggATACTTAAAATACAGttcagccaggtacagtggctcacgcctgtaatcccagccctttgggaggttgaggcgggcagatcacgaagtcaggagatcgagaccatcctggctaacacagtgaaatcccatcattactaaaaat
The sequence above is a segment of the Piliocolobus tephrosceles isolate RC106 unplaced genomic scaffold, ASM277652v3 unscaffolded_41411, whole genome shotgun sequence genome. Coding sequences within it:
- the LOC113223451 gene encoding succinate dehydrogenase [ubiquinone] flavoprotein subunit, mitochondrial → MEEDNWRWHFYDTVKGSDWLGDQDAIHYMTEQAPAAVVELENYGMPFSRTEDGKIYQRAFGGQSLKFGKGGQAHRCCCVADRTGHSLLHTLYGRSLRYDTSYFVEYFALDLLMENGECRGVIALCIEDGSIHRIRAKNTVVATG